The Mercurialis annua linkage group LG2, ddMerAnnu1.2, whole genome shotgun sequence genome contains a region encoding:
- the LOC126668571 gene encoding uncharacterized protein LOC126668571 produces MAHTLPRAEESISSPFFVHPGENPSLVLVTNLFDGTNYNAWYRSMRMALISKNKYKFVNGSIPALSPDHDNYEVWERCNTLVMSWLYRSVTQTIADSVSNLDSALDVWIDLRDRFSQGDAYRIGDLQEEIYTYRQNALNVTEYYTHLKTLWDELKSLRNLPVCTCEPKCSCGLIERVRLNLDNDHVIRFMKGLNENFGTIKTQILMMEPLPKINKAFSMVIQFERQLNATGNKLPAESSVFMAKGFSESDEQGYESNICYARGRGVSNFRGGMFRGRGGYLNQFAKQKLCSHCGQTNHTVDYCYKKYGYPPGFQPRYKGESSGYANNVQLE; encoded by the coding sequence ATGGCGCACACTTTACCTAGAGCAGAGGAATCAATTTCTTCTCCATTCTTTGTTCATCCAGGTGAAAATCCCTCACTCGTTCTTGTTACAAATTTGTTTGATGGAACTAATTACAATGCTTGGTATAGATCAATGCGTATGGCTTTgatctcaaaaaataaatataagtttGTTAATGGCTCAATTCCTGCACTTAGTCCTGATCATGATAACTATGAAGTTTGGGAAAGATGTAACACACTTGTCATGTCGTGGTTGTATAGATCTGTAACACAGACTATAGCTGATAGTGTTTCGAATCTTGATAGTGCTTTAGATGTTTGGATAGACTTGAGAGATCGTTTTTCTCAAGGAGATGCCTATAGAATAGGTGATCTTCAAGAAGAAATATACACATATAGACAGAATGCCTTGAATGTAACTGAGTACTACACACATTTGAAAACTCTCTGGGATGAGTTGAAAAGCTTGAGGAATTTGCCTGTTTGTACTTGTGAACCTAAGTGTTCTTGTGGTCTGATAGAAAGAGTCAGACTGAATTTAGATAATGATCATGTGATTCGTTTTATGAAAGGATTGAATGAGAATTTTGGCACAATCAAAACTCAGATATTGATGATGGAACCACTTCCAAAAATTAATAAGGCCTTCTCTATGGTAATTCAATTTGAAAGACAATTGAATGCTACTGGCAATAAGTTGCCTGCTGAATCAAGTGTATTCATGGCTAAAGGTTTTAGTGAGAGTGATGAACAAGGATATGAATCCAATATCTGTTATGCTAGAGGTAGAGGTGTAAGCAATTTCAGAGGAGGAATGTTTAGAGGCAGAGGTGGTTATCTTAATCAATTTGCCAAACAAAAACTTTGTTCCCATTGTGGACAAACCAATCACACAGTTGATTACTGCTATAAAAAATATGGATACCCTCCTGGATTCCAGCCAAGGTACAAGGGAGAGAGTAGTGGATATGCTAATAATGTACAACTTGAATAA